The Prionailurus bengalensis isolate Pbe53 chromosome B1, Fcat_Pben_1.1_paternal_pri, whole genome shotgun sequence genomic interval GCACCACAGtttgaaaagtctttcttttctcttttgaattgcctgtgcacctttgtcaaaactcAGGTGGGCATATTTCTGTGGTttgtttctgggttctttatgCTGTTCCATTGCTCTGTGTGTCTATACCACTGTTAATATCTCACAATCTCAGTTGCTTTAGCTATAAAATGTCTTGAAATTGGGTAGACTCGTTCCTCccactatacattttttttcaaaattgttctaaCTATTCCAATTCCTTTGCCTTCCCATACATATTTTTAGAATAGCTTTGTccttccatttttgcttttctagtttctttgtcTATTATATTACAAGATAATTTTGTCTATATCCACTAAATGTTTTGCTAGGATTTTCatagaaattatattaaatttctatattaatttggggagaattgacatatTTGCTCTATGTTGAATCTCCACCCATGAACACGATGTGTCTCCCCATTTATTAGCTCTTTATCTTTCATCCCAGTTGGttggtttacatttttttccccaatgtttatttttgagagagagagagagacagacagacagacagacagagcatgagcaggggaggggcagagagagagggagacacagactctgaagcagctccaggctctgagctgtcagcacagagcccaatgtggggctcaaactcatgaacctgagctgaagtcagatgtttaactaactgagccacccaggaaccaccccctcccccagttggTTGTTTTAGGCATACACATCCTATACctattttattagatttacacttaaattttcattttttgagtgaTTGTAAAttgtattacatatttatttatttattttagagagagacacagagtataagcagggaagagggacagagagagagagggagagaatctcaagcaggcaccatgcccagcatagagccaacatggggctcgatctcacaaccatagGATCATGatttgaggcaaaatcaagagtcagacgcttaacggactcaGCCATCCAGGGACCCGAaccatattgtatttttcatttcagtgtttATGTAGTCATTGGTGGTATgtggaaatacaattgatttttcaaaatgcattttgtattctgtgaccttGTTGGACTTTCTTATTAGTTATAGGAGTTCTATTCTAGGGCCTTTGTGATTTTCTAAGTAAAAAATCTTATCTTCAAAgacagacaattttatttcttcatttttggactacatgccttttttttttctagctttattgcaACAGGTAGAATTTCTAgcattatgttgaataaaactggTGAGAGTGGGGTACTTGCCCTGCTCCCCATCTGAGGAAGAAAGCATTCAATCTTCCACTATTGAGTATAATAGCAGTTGTAGTTTTTTTATGGATGCTGTTTATGAAGTGGAGGAagttcttaatttctatttttcttattttttaattttcatcacaAATGGGTGTGAATTTTCCCAAAATTTTTTGCTGCATCACTTGATATGATTGTGTGATTTTTTCctcttgaattatttatttatttatttatttaaattaattttttaattttttaatttttttttaatacagaaaggaagaaagagcatgcatgtgcatgcttATGCAAGCCAGggggaaaaacagagggagagggggggagagacagagagagagagacagagagagagagacagagagagacagagagagagagagagagagagagagagaatcttaagcagactccacatctGTCAtgaagccagatgtggggctcaatctcacaactgtgagatcatgacctgagctgaaatcaagagtcagatgcttgtctgacccagccacccaggcacccctctttagttgtttttaaaaaactttttctaatgtttattcatttttgaaagagagagacagagcatgaggaggggaggagctgagagagagggagacagagaatccaaagcaggctccaggttctgagctgtcagcatagagtttgacgcaaggctcgaacccatgaactgcaattGGATGTTTagtcaaccgagccacccaggcaccgctcctttttagtttttatatgtgaattatattgattgatttttaaatattgaagcaGACttagatcccagaaataaatcccactttgtaATGGTATATAAGTCTTTTTAGATATAACTGAGTCTACTTGCtaaaattttcacatttatattcatgaaaaatattcatctataggtttttttttttggtattgtttttgtctggttttggtatcagggtaatattaACTTCATAAAATAGATTgagaaatctttctttctcttctgtttggtaaaaaaaaaatatgtagaattctctttcaatttttggtagaaaatttggtagaattctccagagaaattCTCTGGGCTTTGAGATTTCCTTTTTTGGAAGTTTCAAAATGATgaattcaattttgttaataGGTATAGGGCTATTCAAACTATTTTATACTGGGTGAGTTGTGATAATCTGCATTTTTCAAGGAATTGATCTATTTCacctaagttgtcaaatttatgtaTGTAGAGTCGTTTCCTTATTACCTTGCAATATCGTCAGAGTCTGTAGTGATATCTCTATTTTATTCGTGATAAATCTCTTGGACCCTTTTGGGTTATAGTTTTGTCATGGGTGAAATGAGAGGCTTTAACCAGTTAAGATcccttctatctctctctaaagACCTACCACACTATATGGAATGGATTCAGAATAACATATgcttattctcattttgcatggAATATTTATTTCTAGCCTCCCTCTTATAAAGCACTAATGAAATACTTAAGATTGGAATTCAAACTCTTACAACACATTGTGGAAGTTGTTTagagtttagatttttaaaaactaacaacaAAGAAGTGGTAAAGAGTTAAACAGCTGCTCTTTTGAAGTCTGTTATTTCacaaataatctattttatagTTTCATAGATAGGACTCAATCATTCTAACTCTAAATTTGGGTTTTAACCGAAAAGATGTGGATAGTAAACTGTACTCCCTCAAATGGTTCACATCTTTTTATCAACAAGCTTAAATCCTGGTGAAGGAAGGAAGTTGAATACAGGAAATAACTCATTTAACGTGATGCATTGAAAAAATACTATCTCTACCATCAGCACCAACATCACAGGCTCAGATCCTTACGCAACCATTAATGATGGATCAAAAATTTTGTGTTGATTTACTTTAATTAGTTGTACTATCAATTGCTTTTGCATTTTGCTATGTATATATTACTATGTATATATTACTATGAGATTCATTGGCAGTTTGTGTGGGCCTACTATGAAAATGCTCATTATACTAAAGTTTACATGCAAAGAAAGTCCAGTTGcaggggcagtggtggtggttgtgTTCATATAACTACAGGATCCTTTGTTAGGTGGCACATCACCATGGAAGCCAAGAGTATCGAGCTTGGAGTCAAAGCCATCTGATTGTGGACCTTTGTGTTACAATTTATTCGCCATGTCATTTGGACAATGTACTCAAACTCATtgaactttaatttctttatgaaaagTGAGATTAGTAGCAATTACCTTTTAGTGTCATGACAAGTAGACAGTTTTACATAAAGACTCTACCACGGTGCATTGCTGATAATAAACATCCAGCAAGTGGTGGCTATTATCATTGCtctacaagaagaaaaagaaagaagaaaaagaaataaaataaattaatttttcagtttgCCTTAAATATTGAAcaggagttttaatttttttgagtttttttttaatgtttatttctaagagagagagagagagagagagagagctggggaggggtagagagagagagtgggagacacagaatctgaagcagggtccaggctctgagcagtcagcacagagctcgatgtggggctcgaacccatgaggccatgaactcaagaaccatgagatcatgacctaaaccaaagtcagatgtttaactgagccacccaggccacccctggagttttaaatttaaatggcatctgttggagtgcctgggtggctcagtcagttaagcatccaacttcagctcaggtcatgatctcacggtttgtgagtttgagccccgcgatgggctctgtgctgacagcttggagcctggagcttgctttggattctgtgtctccctctctctttgcccttcccatgctcatgctctgtgtctctctgtctctcaataataagtgaatgttaaaaaaaaatttttttaaatggcatctgGCTAGCAGGTACTGTTTCAGTAATTCTCTGAATTTCTCACTGTCTGAACTTCTTCATTGTTAGAAGACACAGTAAAGGATGAAAACTCATAACAATGAAAACTAAGCCTGCagcttttttaaaagagtattgaAAGAATAATCacaactggggcacctgcgtggctcagtggattaagcatgcgactcttggtttcagctcaggtcatgatctctgtcaCAGCTTTGTAGGTTTGAGCCTAACATTGGGTTATGctctggcaatgtggagcctgcttgggattctttcttaccttctctttgcccctcctccacttgtgctatctctgtgtctctcaaaataaataaataaacttaaaaaaaaaagaagaacaatcaCTACTGACAGTCATGCTCATCATTCAAGGCCAATGTGGGTGCctctattttgtttgttctttattattttttctttctgaaatggaataaatttatttccttGAAAGTAAGTGGAGAAACCTATTACCTGCtcccttctcaaaaaaaaagaaaaaaaaaaggttttgtaaCAATGGATAAAAAGTGAGGAAAACTGGCCTTCTATAACCCAGACATTATTTTTGAGGCATTCAGAGGATGATTCTTATTCTGATCCCAGTCTCCTTCCTGGTTCATTGGTACCCATCTTTATAGAAATGCAATCTTTATATAACCATTTACAAGCAACAAGACAGGATATATGGAGTTTTGTAATTGTGTTAGGCAGTGAGGTAGTGAAAACAATAGTGGCTTATCGTGTACAAAGAAATATAGCcctgaaagaaaatgaacttgTTTAGGGAAGAGATTGGGAGAACATTGGGTTGTGGCTTTTGTGTATTCTGTGGGATGAGAAGGTCAAAGAAATTGGCAGTCTGGGTCTCAGAAGACCTCCAACTCAGGTCTATAAGAAGATAAAACCAGTATATTTGCATATCAAGTTGCCTCCCAGAAATAACCAAGAAGGGAATTCTGTTAATTCCAAAGAAGAGACTGAGGTAAGATCATGGTCAAGTAAGACTCTGGCTGTTGGCATTTATAAGGACTGGATAAAAATTTTCCTTGTTCAGTAgaattaaaaaggggaaaaaattaatatgtgcttttaaaagaaaagtaaagacaagGAGAAGCCATTGTTTTTCCTGATATGGAAATATCAGGAGGGTTGCATATGTTGAAATGCTTTACTACTAGAACTAGGAGAATGTTTTGGAAAACTTTTGGTAAAATCATTCAAATGCCAGGAAAGATAGTCTTTATGAAGTTTCAACATAAAAgtgaagaagagaataaaaattagcCTAAAGAGATAGTGGTGTGAAATGTGCTGGAAAAATGTGATAAACATAAAATCAGCTGCCTGAGATGAGGAAattgtcaagaaaatgagaaatccaATAGAACTAAAAATCAACAGTGTAGTCCGTAAAAGCAGACTTGATTTAGCAGGGAATGTAATCAATGACATGGCAGAAtggcttgaaaaaaaattttctagaatgtgaagacagaaaaaaaatatatgggagaAAAGAAGGTAGGTATACAGGAATACAGAACAATGatccatattaaaaattataggtTTTCAGGATGTGAGGGTGATCTGGCTGTGACATCTATCACCCCATTGATCTCCAGGGTTAATTcagctgatctggctggctaggcagGTGTCCCCATCCTCTCTCACCACTCCATGTGCATCTCTTCAGAAGCTACACACTTGGTCTAAGGGGACGACCTTCCCTGACAGAGGAGGACCTTTCTTCGGTCAAGGGCATACAAGTAGCTGCGTTCCCCTGTTAGAACGTCTAAACAAGCGCTCAGGGTCCATTTGTAGGACAATGTAGAATAGTgaagcttccaagactccagacatATCTGAATGGCATGCTGTGTGTGGCagtctgcttttcttttaaaaaagaaaagaaagaggtctCTTGCTGCAGCAACGGGAGTGGGAGCACCAGTCCCCGGGCTCGAGGCGGAACTCCATGGATCCCTTTAAGAAAAGGGCAGACAAGCCAGACATGGGGGAAATCGCCAGCTTGGATAAGACCAAGCTGAAGAAAACGGAGACGCAGGAGAAGAACACCCTGCCGACCAAAGGGACCATTGAGCAGGAGAAGCGGAGCGAAATTTCCTAAGAACCTAAAGGATTCCCCACCCTTGTCATTTTGAGACACCCTCGTCGTGGAGGAAGAAGAGCCACCTGCAAGATGGACACGAGCGACAAGCTGCACTGTGAACCCGGGCCCTCTGTGCCGATGCCACAGGCCTGCGGGTCTCTGAGTCcacccttccccccgccccaatCGGACTGCCAAATTCTCCAGTTGGCCCTGGGATATCATAGCAAATTATTTGTATGATTCATGAAATTAAAACGCACCtcgtggcaaaaaaaaaaaaaaaaaaaaaaaaaagagaaagaaaaggaaagaaaaaaattacagattttaagAGTAGGAAATCAGAAGtaaaaatcaaagattaaaaataggaaaaaaaccaaCCGATCAATCCGCCAAGCATTGCTTTTTCTGAGCAGAACCCCTAACACTATGTTGGTTTAAAAGACTTACCatgttacaggggcacctgggtggctcagtcagttaagcatcccactcttgatttctgttcaggtgatgatctcatggtttgtgggattgagccccgtgtctggctctgtgcccacagcacagtctctgcttgggattctgtatctccctctctctctgccaccccgccccccacacccctgtgctctctctcaaaataaatacataaataaataaataaataaaacttaaaaaaaagagagaccacGTTACAAAGAAAATTAATGGAAAGAGAAGCATATCTCagcaaaaatttccattttaagggTAAagcaaaagaacttaaaaaattttaagtataattattttgaaataaaacatgttaCCTATGAAATAAAAGTCAGAAGACTTGAGAATTTTCTTTCAGAGTAGTAGATATCAGTTTACAAGGCAATCTTttctacagaattttaaaaggataaaattgTTCCCCAAGAATTCTATATTGACTCAAGTTTCTGTTTATCTGCAAAGGCAACATGAAgacacttaaaaatgtatatagtgGCACAGAACACACACTATCcacatgcttttttatttaaaaaattacttgaggACATATTTTAGATGACtgtaagttaataaaaaaatacatctaagtgtttatatacatttatataaaatatatataaatggactTATAGCATACACTGAAAGAATTCAAACATAAAAGTAGGTATattagggttttccagagaaacaaaactaattggaattatatatacacatgtatatatacacacacatatataatgagAAATTGGCTTATGCAATTATGAAGGCTAAGAATCAGTAAGCTGGAGATCCGGGAAAGCCATGGCAGAGTTTCAGTCTGAGTCTAAAGACCTGAGAAATAGGAGAGCTGATGCTCTAAATTCTAGTCCAAGTCCAAGTCCTAAGGCAAAAGAGGACTGATATCCCAACGTGAAGACAGCCTGGCAAAGAGAATGAATTCTCCCTTCAACAATCTTTATCTTCTATTTAGGTCTTCAGTGGGTTGGATGAGGCTCACTGCATTGGTGAGGACACCCTACCTTACTCATTCTACTGaatcaaatgttaatttcatccaaaaacaTCATTTCAGACCCACCCACAGTAATGTTCATCAAACACTTTGTATGTGAACACCTTATGATCTAGTCAACTTAACGCATAAAATTAGCCATTATactactttgaaataatttattgcaTGTTTGGTTATAGAAAATGAATGCAGATGTCagaaattgttctttaaaaagaataatgtaaaatttatatataaaactgtggcacctgggtggctcaggtggttgcacgtccaaatcttggtttcagctcaggtcatgatcttgcagttcatgaggatgagccctgcatgggctcacTAACAGCCCATGCATGGAGCCTAAcagcactaacagcatggagcctgcttgggattctctttctccctatctctgcccttcccccactcatgtgagAGTGCGCACACccgcgtgctctctttctctcaaaataaataaaccaaaatatatataaaacgaAGTCACAATAAAGTAAGCCTAAATGTCCAGATAATATGGATGAAGACTATGAATCAGTGAGAACAATGCTAAAAgggagaaagtaaaaagatagctaattgtattttaaaaaatcgaaTATGAAAGTTagcaaagaatggaaaaaatgatttttaaacagaGTAGCAATATAACTTAAAACAGGACTGAAATCTTCCAAATCTGCAGAAGATAAAATCAACCCAAATAGCAATGACAGAAAACAGAGGAAGTGACATAAAAGCCtgtcaagaggaagaaaaaaaagcacaacccaagataataaaataagatgaaatgtaTCAGTCCTGATAATAAATTTAAGTGGGTTATACTTCCCAATAACACAAAGTTTTGCCAAATAAGGAAGTTGCAAAAAAGTATCTGTATGCTGTTTTCAAGGGGCACTTCTAAAAACAAccccacaaattttaaaaataagtgattgGACAAAGATTCATAAGGTAAATCGAAAAAAGACATGGAATTAATGATTTCAAACAATGTACATATCAAggtttaaaatactgaaagattaaaaaagtaatttttatcatGCAGACTATACTGCACAATCAAGTTGTAACAGTCATAAATTCTTATGCACTGGCTAAAATGATATCAACACATATAGTATAAAATtattaggaggaaaaaagaaatgtacaaagaTACTACAGTTGCAGGAAAATTTAGCATTCATATCTCAGGCTTTGGAAAATAGAGTGGGCACATATTTTTTCTGCCCACATAGCTTCATTTTGGAACCACCGCTCCCCAAACCCATTGAATGCTCTGTTGTAGCCAGTCAAGAGGTTGCATCTTGGCCAGACAGGACTGGGCAACTTTGGCAGATGCTTGATGCCCCACTTGGACTTCTGGGATCCCTTTTTCCCAGTTTCGTGAGTCCATTCCCAGGTTTTGTGTGTTTAACTGCTAAGGCTTTGCTCCTGAGCCCCTTACAGGCTGGCCCTTGGGCATTGGAACCGAGTTGTCTCGGTCCTTTCGCTTGAGGAGGACAAACTTGGTGGTGTAATTTATGCTTCAGAGCTCCCTTAATCTGGCTTCGGTAACTGTaggcttctttcccttcctgtgcAGTTTTCCCTGT includes:
- the LOC122468127 gene encoding thymosin beta-10-like, coding for MDPFKKRADKPDMGEIASLDKTKLKKTETQEKNTLPTKGTIEQEKRSEIS